One segment of Bradyrhizobium sp. CB2312 DNA contains the following:
- a CDS encoding protein TolA, producing the protein MKVKVDKTLVASIALHVLVLGWGLVTFSSKAYIAPEESLPVDIISTDQLAQMMAGQKTGKKEEPKPKVEKIAEAKPEEDAVGKVTEKKELIKTNSTPEPPPKPAEKPVEKKPEPPKPVAETKPKEEPKPQEKKPDPAKEDPIAELQKKLDTKKPPPKPVEQKVAAVQPQQQPKPKERSFDPAQIQRDLDKRAATRHELAGSTLNASASLGAATGTAANNVATWRGAFQGAVKRCFTPTYNGQDADQYEADIDIPMKIDGSLASEPIVVAVRGPSRSIAQAVAESAKRAIVQCQVYSFMPKQQYDSWKLIPMTFGLKDML; encoded by the coding sequence GTGAAGGTGAAGGTCGACAAGACACTCGTTGCGTCGATTGCCCTCCATGTCCTCGTGCTGGGATGGGGCCTCGTCACCTTTAGCAGCAAGGCCTACATCGCTCCGGAAGAGTCGCTTCCGGTCGACATCATCTCCACCGACCAGCTCGCGCAGATGATGGCGGGGCAGAAGACCGGCAAGAAGGAAGAGCCGAAGCCCAAGGTCGAGAAGATCGCCGAGGCCAAGCCCGAGGAAGATGCCGTCGGCAAGGTCACCGAGAAGAAAGAGCTGATCAAGACCAACTCGACGCCCGAGCCGCCGCCGAAGCCCGCCGAGAAGCCGGTCGAGAAGAAGCCCGAGCCGCCGAAGCCCGTCGCCGAGACGAAGCCGAAGGAAGAGCCGAAGCCGCAGGAAAAGAAGCCTGATCCGGCCAAGGAAGATCCGATCGCCGAGCTCCAGAAGAAGCTGGACACGAAGAAGCCGCCGCCGAAGCCCGTGGAGCAGAAGGTCGCCGCGGTCCAGCCGCAGCAGCAGCCGAAGCCCAAGGAGCGCAGCTTCGATCCCGCGCAGATTCAGCGCGACCTCGACAAGCGCGCCGCGACCCGGCATGAGCTCGCCGGCTCCACGCTGAATGCATCGGCGTCGCTGGGAGCGGCAACCGGGACCGCCGCCAACAACGTCGCGACCTGGCGCGGTGCGTTCCAGGGTGCGGTCAAGCGCTGCTTCACACCCACCTATAACGGGCAGGATGCGGATCAGTACGAAGCCGACATCGACATTCCCATGAAGATCGACGGCTCGCTCGCGTCAGAGCCCATCGTCGTCGCGGTGAGGGGGCCGTCGCGCTCGATCGCGCAGGCGGTGGCGGAGAGCGCCAAGCGCGCCATCGTGCAATGCCAGGTCTATTCGTTCATGCCGAAGCAGCAATACGACAGCTGGAAGCTCATTCCGATGACTTTCGGCCTGAAAGACATGTTGTGA
- the tolR gene encoding protein TolR, with protein sequence MGMNVASSSGGGGRRSRRKPVMAEINVTPMVDVMLVLLIIFMVSAPLLTVGVPLDLPQTQAKSLEQNDQKPIQMSVDIKGKVFINDQEIAINELVPKLKAITDARGGLEERIYLRADKKADYGTVAKVMGLLSGAGFKKLALVTEADQGS encoded by the coding sequence ATGGGCATGAACGTCGCGAGTTCGTCCGGAGGCGGCGGCCGCCGCAGCCGGCGCAAGCCGGTCATGGCCGAGATCAACGTCACCCCGATGGTCGACGTGATGCTGGTGCTGCTCATCATCTTCATGGTGTCGGCGCCGCTGCTCACCGTCGGCGTGCCGCTCGATCTGCCGCAGACCCAGGCCAAGAGTCTCGAGCAGAACGACCAGAAGCCGATCCAGATGTCGGTCGACATCAAGGGCAAGGTGTTCATCAACGACCAGGAGATCGCGATCAACGAGCTGGTGCCGAAGCTGAAGGCGATCACGGATGCGCGTGGCGGGCTCGAGGAGCGCATTTATCTCCGCGCCGACAAGAAGGCGGATTACGGCACGGTGGCCAAGGTGATGGGGCTACTGTCGGGAGCCGGATTCAAGAAGCTGGCGCTCGTCACGGAAGCGGATCAGGGGTCCTAG
- the tolQ gene encoding protein TolQ, with protein MNPADVAQSALPVAATADVSLIALFWQAHWIVKGVMLGLLSCSVWVWAIAIDKIFLFSRTRRSMDRFEQAFWSGESIEELYRTLSAKPTHSMAACFVAAMREWKRSFESHARSVAGLQMRIDKVMNVSIAREVERLERRLLVLATVGSAGPFVGLFGTVWGIMSSFQSIAASKNTSLAVVAPGIAEALFATAVGLIAAIPATIFYNKFTSEVNRQAQRLEGFADEFSAILSRQIDERG; from the coding sequence ATGAATCCGGCCGACGTGGCTCAGTCAGCCCTTCCGGTTGCCGCTACCGCGGACGTGTCGCTGATCGCGCTGTTCTGGCAGGCTCACTGGATCGTGAAGGGGGTCATGCTGGGACTTCTGTCCTGCTCGGTCTGGGTCTGGGCGATCGCCATCGACAAGATCTTCCTGTTTTCCCGCACCCGCCGCTCGATGGACCGTTTCGAGCAGGCCTTCTGGTCCGGCGAGTCGATCGAGGAGCTCTACCGCACCCTCTCGGCCAAGCCGACGCATTCCATGGCCGCGTGCTTCGTCGCGGCGATGCGCGAATGGAAGCGCTCGTTCGAGAGCCACGCCCGCTCGGTCGCCGGCCTTCAGATGCGCATCGACAAGGTCATGAACGTCTCGATCGCACGCGAGGTCGAGCGGCTGGAACGCCGGCTCCTGGTGCTCGCCACGGTCGGCTCCGCCGGCCCCTTTGTCGGCCTGTTCGGCACGGTCTGGGGCATCATGTCGAGCTTCCAGTCGATCGCCGCGTCGAAAAATACCTCTCTGGCGGTGGTGGCCCCCGGTATTGCGGAAGCGCTGTTTGCGACCGCAGTCGGCCTTATCGCCGCCATTCCTGCCACTATTTTCTACAATAAGTTCACGTCCGAGGTGAACCGGCAGGCGCAGCGGCTCGAGGGCTTCGCGGATGAATTTTCAGCCATCCTGTCGCGTCAGATCGACGAGCGGGGCTGA
- the ggt gene encoding gamma-glutamyltransferase, whose product MPKPQTNVRWMTAAIVSVSLVTFSPGRAASVSPVAAENGMVVSAQHLATQVGVDVLKRGGNAVDAAVAVGYALAVVYPAAGNLGGGGFMTINLADGRKTFLDFRETAPKAATANMYLDKDGNVIKGISTKGHLAVGVPGSVSGMEYAREKYGTMKRADLLAPAIQLAEQGFALDQGDIDLLRTATADFRDDPASAAIFLNNGQPFQVGEKLVQGELAKTLREISSKGTDGFYKGWVGGAIVASSQAGKGLITQDDLDTYKTRELAPVECDYRGYHVISAPPPSSGGVIICEILNILEGYPLKELGYHSAPAVHVQIEAMRHAYVDRNSYLGDPDFVKNPLDRLLDKNYAANIRAVIDPNKAGVSKDIKPGVAPHEGSNTTHYSIADKDGNAVSVTYTLNDWFGAKVTAAKTGVLLNDEMDDFTAKVGVPNLYGLVQGEANAIAPGKRPLSSMSPTIVTKDGKTVMVVGTPGGSRIITAVLQTMVNAIDYGMNAQEAVDMPRIHQQWLPDLTNVETYALSPDTQKILESMGHKFGPPQPANHLAVIIVGAPSLNGEQVGNNRYYGANDPRRNSGQAAGY is encoded by the coding sequence ATGCCGAAACCACAAACAAATGTGCGGTGGATGACCGCCGCGATCGTATCGGTCAGCCTCGTCACGTTCAGCCCGGGTCGCGCCGCGTCGGTTTCGCCGGTCGCCGCGGAAAACGGCATGGTGGTCTCAGCGCAGCATCTGGCGACACAGGTGGGTGTCGATGTGCTGAAGCGCGGCGGCAATGCCGTCGATGCCGCCGTGGCCGTCGGTTATGCCCTGGCCGTGGTCTATCCAGCGGCCGGCAATCTCGGCGGCGGCGGCTTCATGACGATCAATCTCGCCGACGGCCGCAAGACCTTCCTCGATTTCCGCGAGACCGCGCCCAAAGCGGCGACGGCCAACATGTATCTCGACAAGGATGGCAACGTCATCAAAGGCATCTCGACCAAGGGGCATCTGGCCGTGGGCGTGCCGGGATCCGTCTCCGGGATGGAATATGCGCGCGAAAAGTACGGCACCATGAAGCGCGCCGACCTGCTCGCCCCGGCAATCCAGCTCGCCGAGCAGGGCTTTGCACTGGACCAGGGCGACATCGACTTGTTGCGCACCGCCACCGCGGATTTTCGCGACGATCCCGCATCGGCCGCAATCTTCCTCAACAACGGTCAGCCGTTCCAGGTGGGCGAGAAGCTGGTGCAGGGCGAGCTCGCCAAGACGTTGCGCGAGATCAGCAGCAAGGGCACCGACGGCTTCTATAAAGGCTGGGTCGGCGGCGCCATCGTGGCGTCGAGCCAGGCCGGCAAAGGTCTGATCACGCAGGACGATCTCGACACCTACAAGACGCGCGAGCTTGCGCCTGTCGAGTGCGACTATCGCGGCTATCACGTGATTTCCGCACCGCCACCGAGCTCGGGCGGCGTCATCATCTGCGAGATCCTGAACATCCTGGAGGGCTATCCGCTCAAGGAGCTGGGCTACCACTCCGCGCCGGCCGTGCACGTGCAAATCGAAGCCATGCGGCACGCTTACGTCGACCGCAACAGCTACCTCGGCGATCCTGACTTCGTGAAGAATCCGCTCGACCGCCTGCTCGACAAGAATTACGCGGCCAATATCCGCGCCGTGATCGATCCGAACAAGGCTGGCGTGTCCAAGGACATCAAGCCGGGCGTCGCGCCGCACGAGGGCAGCAACACGACGCACTATTCAATCGCGGACAAGGACGGCAACGCAGTCTCAGTGACATACACGCTGAACGACTGGTTCGGTGCCAAGGTCACCGCGGCCAAGACCGGCGTGCTGCTGAACGATGAAATGGACGACTTCACCGCCAAGGTCGGGGTGCCGAACCTTTATGGCCTGGTGCAGGGCGAGGCGAATGCCATTGCTCCCGGCAAGCGACCGCTGTCCTCGATGAGCCCGACCATCGTCACCAAGGACGGCAAGACCGTCATGGTGGTGGGCACACCCGGCGGCAGCCGCATCATCACGGCCGTGTTGCAGACCATGGTCAACGCAATCGACTACGGCATGAACGCGCAGGAAGCCGTCGACATGCCGCGCATCCACCAGCAATGGCTGCCCGATCTGACCAATGTCGAGACCTATGCGCTGTCACCGGACACGCAGAAGATTCTGGAGAGCATGGGCCACAAATTCGGCCCGCCGCAGCCGGCCAACCATCTCGCAGTCATCATCGTCGGCGCGCCGTCACTGAACGGCGAGCAGGTCGGCAACAATCGCTATTACGGTGCCAATGATCCGCGCCGCAACTCGGGACAGGCGGCGGGGTATTGA
- a CDS encoding SDR family NAD(P)-dependent oxidoreductase: MKTAIVIGVGPDRGLGARLCKRFAADGLKVIVAGRTLSALQAVADDITKAGGAAVPVVADATSERDIAALFDAAGEELDLAIYNAGNNTPGKIIEMDADYFEKAWRVVCFGGFLFGREAVRRMVPKKSGTLLFTGASASLRGRSGYGAFNSSKAGLRTLAQAMAKEYAADGIHVGHVVVDGAIAGDKIFARFPDAASREDSLIDIEGIVDAFAFLYRQPERAWSFELDVRTSKEKW, translated from the coding sequence ATGAAGACGGCAATCGTGATCGGCGTCGGCCCGGACCGCGGGCTCGGGGCCCGGCTCTGCAAGCGCTTTGCGGCCGACGGCCTCAAGGTGATCGTCGCGGGCCGCACGCTGTCCGCGCTGCAGGCGGTTGCCGACGATATCACGAAAGCGGGTGGCGCGGCCGTGCCTGTTGTTGCGGATGCGACCAGCGAGCGCGATATCGCCGCTCTGTTCGATGCCGCCGGCGAAGAGCTCGACCTCGCCATCTACAACGCCGGTAACAACACGCCGGGCAAGATCATCGAGATGGACGCCGACTATTTCGAGAAAGCCTGGCGCGTCGTGTGCTTCGGCGGTTTCCTGTTCGGCCGCGAGGCGGTCCGCCGCATGGTGCCGAAGAAATCGGGCACGCTGCTCTTCACCGGCGCCAGCGCCTCGCTGCGCGGCCGCTCCGGCTACGGTGCCTTCAACTCGTCCAAGGCGGGCTTACGCACGCTGGCGCAGGCAATGGCCAAGGAATACGCGGCCGACGGCATCCACGTCGGCCACGTCGTGGTCGACGGCGCCATCGCAGGCGACAAGATCTTTGCGCGCTTTCCTGATGCTGCCAGCCGCGAGGACAGCCTGATCGACATCGAAGGCATCGTCGATGCCTTCGCCTTCCTCTACCGCCAGCCCGAACGCGCCTGGTCGTTCGAGCTCGATGTGCGGACCTCGAAGGAGAAGTGGTGA
- a CDS encoding serine acetyltransferase produces the protein MAEAAIMASNSLWCKLRSEAQRAAAADPVFGKALAGSILAHDDFAAALAALIGQRLGASATERARFTSFSRDAFRSEPELIEAAGRDLRAIALRDPAITDLLPPLLHYKGYVALQAWRVSNWLWRHDYRDAALLFQNEASNVLQVSIHPAASIGSSVYLDHATGIVIGANVVIADEVTILQNVSIGRRSELPARSPRIGRGVYIGGGATILGDISVGDFARIGADAVVTSDIPAGCTAIGNPARLTNCPEPASAA, from the coding sequence ATGGCGGAAGCCGCGATCATGGCGAGCAACAGCCTCTGGTGTAAGCTTCGCAGCGAGGCGCAGCGCGCGGCCGCCGCCGATCCCGTGTTCGGCAAGGCGCTTGCGGGCAGCATTCTCGCCCATGACGATTTTGCCGCGGCGCTGGCCGCTTTGATCGGGCAACGGCTTGGCGCCAGCGCCACCGAGCGCGCGCGCTTCACGTCCTTCTCCCGCGACGCCTTTCGCAGTGAGCCCGAGCTGATCGAAGCCGCCGGCCGCGACCTCAGGGCCATCGCGCTCCGCGATCCCGCAATCACCGACCTGCTGCCGCCATTGCTGCACTACAAGGGCTATGTCGCGCTGCAGGCCTGGCGCGTCTCGAACTGGCTGTGGCGTCATGACTATCGCGACGCGGCGCTGCTGTTTCAGAACGAGGCGTCGAACGTCTTGCAAGTCAGCATTCATCCGGCCGCCAGCATCGGATCCTCGGTCTATCTCGATCACGCCACCGGCATCGTGATCGGTGCGAATGTGGTGATCGCCGACGAGGTCACCATTCTTCAGAACGTCAGCATCGGCCGCCGCAGTGAATTGCCGGCGCGCTCGCCGCGCATTGGCCGCGGCGTTTACATCGGCGGCGGCGCGACCATTCTCGGCGACATCAGCGTCGGCGATTTTGCCAGGATCGGTGCCGATGCGGTCGTGACGTCAGACATTCCCGCCGGCTGCACCGCGATCGGCAATCCCGCGCGGCTGACCAACTGCCCCGAGCCCGCCTCGGCGGCGTGA
- a CDS encoding fatty acid desaturase, with translation MSPNTPADDHHDDVMYPSAIPFVLVHLGCFAAIWSGVTWEAVTICASLYVARMFAIGAGYHRYFSHKAFATGRVFQFILACLAQSSAQKSVLWWAAKHRHHHLHSDTEMDVHSPRHRGFLYSHVGWIFYRQHDATDLVKVGDLTVYPELMWLHRLELLPAVVLAALCFLVAGWSGLVVGFLWSTVLLYHATFCINSLAHVHGRKRYVTGDDSRNNWLLALLTLGEGWHNNHHAYQSSVRQGFRWWEVDVTYYVLKVLSWFGVVWNMKAPPELVLRNEQPLGARVINRAARQLAGRFDAHALAHAISSALHRADLAQLQLPTLHDILNRAHDSVDALTHLHLPKIPTREEFLTEARAMFARTRSLNEIVDHAYEQFLTSVRAQLVTVR, from the coding sequence ATGTCGCCTAACACGCCTGCCGACGATCATCACGACGACGTCATGTACCCCTCCGCCATACCGTTCGTGCTGGTCCATCTCGGCTGCTTCGCGGCCATCTGGTCGGGCGTCACCTGGGAGGCCGTCACGATCTGCGCTTCACTCTATGTCGCGCGCATGTTCGCAATCGGGGCCGGCTACCACCGCTATTTCTCCCACAAGGCTTTTGCGACCGGCCGGGTGTTTCAGTTCATCCTGGCCTGCCTCGCGCAGAGCAGCGCGCAGAAGAGCGTATTGTGGTGGGCGGCCAAGCATCGGCACCATCATCTGCATTCCGACACCGAAATGGACGTGCACTCACCGCGTCACCGCGGTTTCCTGTACAGTCATGTCGGCTGGATCTTTTACCGGCAGCACGACGCCACCGACCTCGTGAAAGTCGGCGATCTCACGGTCTATCCGGAGCTGATGTGGCTACACCGGCTGGAGCTCCTGCCCGCCGTCGTGCTTGCAGCGCTCTGCTTCCTGGTTGCAGGGTGGTCGGGTCTGGTGGTCGGCTTCCTGTGGAGCACGGTGCTGCTCTATCACGCGACCTTCTGCATCAACTCCCTCGCCCATGTGCATGGACGCAAGCGCTACGTGACGGGCGACGATTCCCGCAACAACTGGCTGCTGGCGCTACTCACTCTCGGTGAGGGCTGGCACAACAATCACCACGCCTATCAGAGCAGCGTACGGCAAGGCTTCCGCTGGTGGGAAGTCGACGTGACCTATTACGTCCTGAAGGTGCTGTCCTGGTTCGGCGTGGTCTGGAACATGAAGGCGCCGCCCGAACTCGTGCTGCGCAACGAGCAGCCGCTCGGCGCACGGGTCATCAATCGGGCGGCCCGTCAGCTTGCCGGACGGTTCGACGCTCACGCGCTGGCGCACGCGATTTCGTCGGCGCTGCACCGCGCCGATCTCGCCCAGCTGCAACTGCCGACGCTGCACGACATCCTCAATCGCGCCCATGACAGCGTCGATGCGCTGACGCATCTGCACCTGCCGAAGATTCCGACGCGCGAGGAATTTCTCACTGAAGCCAGGGCGATGTTCGCGCGGACGCGATCGCTCAACGAGATCGTGGACCACGCCTACGAACAGTTTTTGACGTCGGTTCGCGCGCAGCTCGTCACGGTGCGCTGA
- a CDS encoding DUF2852 domain-containing protein, with amino-acid sequence MAYTADVNRWRGPSDQQQYERPHMLDTPWHPGWIAVTILGFIIWWPIGLALLFFTLGSRRMSCWSHQDRWQNKMERMQYKMDRMRDRMERRGFGFGFGPPSSGNRAFDEYRTETLRRLEEEQVEFKNFLDRLRHAKDKEEFDQFMAQHKTRPTPPPTDQQQG; translated from the coding sequence ATGGCCTACACCGCTGATGTCAATCGCTGGCGCGGCCCCTCGGACCAACAGCAGTACGAGCGGCCCCACATGCTCGATACGCCCTGGCATCCTGGCTGGATTGCCGTGACCATTCTCGGCTTCATCATCTGGTGGCCGATCGGACTTGCCCTTCTCTTTTTCACACTCGGGAGCAGAAGAATGTCGTGCTGGAGCCACCAGGATCGCTGGCAGAACAAGATGGAGCGGATGCAGTACAAGATGGATCGCATGCGTGACCGCATGGAGCGCCGCGGCTTCGGCTTTGGCTTTGGTCCGCCGTCCTCCGGCAACCGCGCCTTCGACGAATACCGCACTGAAACGCTGCGCCGGCTCGAGGAGGAGCAGGTCGAGTTCAAGAACTTCCTCGACCGTCTGCGCCACGCCAAGGACAAGGAAGAGTTCGACCAGTTCATGGCCCAGCACAAGACGCGTCCAACCCCGCCGCCGACCGACCAGCAGCAGGGCTGA
- a CDS encoding TetR/AcrR family transcriptional regulator, translated as MSWRKEQRRAERGYHHGNLKEALLQAALGLIAEKGAAGFTFADAARMAGVSAAAPYRHFRDRDELLSSIAQRGFEQFESRLTAAWDDGRPDTVTAFERVGRAYLAFAREEPAFYNAMFESGLPVDANPALQAASERAFNVIRAAAERLAALAPPGTPRPPAMMMALHIWSMAHGVASLFSRGDAARRKLPMSPDELLEAEVLIYLRGLGFPTDRRPPQKGAEPPPVPPEASSGSGVPPGGTPGGPWGKPK; from the coding sequence ATGAGCTGGCGCAAGGAGCAGCGCCGCGCGGAGCGCGGCTATCACCACGGTAATCTGAAGGAAGCCCTATTGCAGGCTGCCCTCGGGCTGATCGCCGAGAAGGGCGCGGCCGGCTTCACCTTCGCCGATGCCGCACGCATGGCCGGCGTCAGCGCGGCGGCGCCGTACCGACATTTTCGCGACCGCGACGAGCTGTTGTCCTCGATCGCCCAGCGCGGCTTTGAACAGTTTGAATCGCGTCTCACCGCAGCCTGGGACGACGGGCGCCCCGACACCGTCACCGCGTTCGAGCGTGTCGGCCGGGCCTATCTCGCCTTCGCCCGCGAAGAGCCCGCGTTCTACAACGCGATGTTCGAATCCGGCCTGCCGGTCGATGCCAATCCGGCGCTACAGGCCGCAAGCGAGCGCGCTTTTAACGTCATTCGCGCCGCCGCCGAGCGTCTCGCGGCGCTCGCGCCTCCAGGCACGCCGCGCCCGCCGGCGATGATGATGGCGCTGCACATCTGGTCGATGGCGCACGGCGTCGCTTCGCTGTTCTCCCGCGGCGATGCAGCGCGGCGCAAGCTGCCGATGTCGCCGGACGAGCTGCTCGAGGCCGAGGTGCTGATCTATCTGCGCGGCCTCGGCTTCCCGACCGACCGCCGCCCCCCGCAGAAGGGCGCCGAGCCGCCGCCAGTGCCGCCGGAGGCTTCCTCCGGTTCTGGGGTGCCGCCGGGCGGCACTCCAGGCGGTCCTTGGGGCAAGCCGAAATAA